A window of the Lactuca sativa cultivar Salinas chromosome 5, Lsat_Salinas_v11, whole genome shotgun sequence genome harbors these coding sequences:
- the LOC128134221 gene encoding zinc finger BED domain-containing protein RICESLEEPER 2-like produces the protein MGDNHGGNPPPEKTLHQWARQEVTQQPLCMTYLAATNLELKSGLIYLLPTFRGLENEDPYKFLTELHVVCIDDEDVFVDNTQVEGTSQATKPKKRKYVQRATCWVDYDVIHIKKVRYSKCKKCGTLLKTESGRNVGELPFKFVENESFIEYTNALNGKVVLPCRTTISNRVIDFYLEEKAKLFKFFSNPLSNVHLTTDCWTSSCQRSSYMVVMAHFIDEDWVMHKRIINFKSQDSHKGEDIGRTLLTCLQE, from the exons ATGGGAGATAACCATGGAGGGAATCCACCACCTGAGAAAACCCTTCACCAATGGGCAAGGCAAGAGgttactcaacaacctctttgcaTGACATATCTGGCAGCCACCAACCTAGAACTAAAATCCGGGCTCATCTACTTACTCCCAACTTTTAGAGGTTTGGAAAATGAAGATCCTTATAAGTTCCTCACTGAGCTCCATGTTGTGTGT ATTGATGATGAAGATGTGTTTGTTGATAACACTCAAGTTGAAGGAACAAGTCAAGCAACAAAgccgaagaaaaggaaatatgtCCAAAGGGCGACTTGTTGGGTCGATTATGATGTAATTCATATTAAAAAAGTTAGATATAGCAAATGCAAAAAGTGTGGAACTTTGCTCAAAACCGAATCCGGCAGAAATG TTGGAGAATTACCGTTCAAGTTTGTAGAGAATGAATCATTTATTGAGTATACAAATGCATTAAACGGAAAAGTAGTTTTGCCATGTAGAACCACAATTTCAAATAGAGTCATCGATTTCtatcttgaagaaaaggctaagTTGTTTAAGTTCTTTAGTAATCCCTTAAGTAATGTGCATTTGACCACCGATTGTTGGACAAGCTCATGTCAAAGGTCAAGCTATATGGTGGTCATGGCCCACTTTATTGATGAAGATTGGGTCATGCACAAAAGAATTATCAACTTTAAATCTCAAGATAGTCATAAGGGAGAAGACATTGGGCGCACGTTGTTGACTTGTCTTCAAGAGTAG